One Phycisphaerae bacterium RAS2 DNA window includes the following coding sequences:
- a CDS encoding Phospholipase/Carboxylesterase, giving the protein MSTRKELGRAVGSGISGHAFGDVSAWIVRSRAVRRVCVVAAVAGLAFAAFSTPVAYAGPDEKPGSLTELQSQLRKEYRSGNYEAALKTAEKIQSMQPGEVYAMYNVACMNCLTGKHDEAYKWLEKAIDAGYRDADGLIEDSDFRTIRGEDRFRDLVRRIRAATPEAKQGSGVADARKKDPPAPVKKASDRQPEEEDEGDKPKKDAKPKKVVKKLSPQEASEKINELTQELIEVSSEGEKEKALKLATEAYEIAKASEVGGLISLTSYNMACMHSLKKNTDEAFKYLEEAIGAGGFGRDMKEQMEGDSDLDHIRKDARYKKLLEKAKNAQPPAAARGGRRGAADKKVGFRYEVTTPKGLNKSKAAPLVVALHGFGSSAAEEKDTWREAAASAGAILLTPQGTNQRGSSYNWGDNLDEIEENIMSAIDDVMDKQKIDKKKIVIVGFSQGGWAAYSLALRNPDTFCGVIPVCGLCKESESAFDDDAVKNLRVCILYGSDDEDEILDSNKKAAEKFKQSGAKVSIKAYDGGHAYPSDTDEALADALKFVLNN; this is encoded by the coding sequence ATGAGTACGCGCAAGGAGTTGGGCCGGGCCGTCGGGTCGGGCATCTCGGGGCATGCGTTCGGCGATGTTTCGGCATGGATCGTTCGCTCGCGTGCGGTTCGGCGCGTGTGCGTCGTTGCAGCCGTTGCCGGCCTGGCGTTCGCGGCGTTCTCGACACCTGTGGCGTATGCCGGACCGGATGAGAAGCCGGGGAGCCTGACGGAATTGCAGTCCCAATTGCGAAAAGAGTATCGCAGCGGGAATTATGAGGCGGCGCTGAAGACCGCCGAGAAGATTCAGTCGATGCAGCCGGGCGAGGTGTACGCGATGTACAACGTGGCGTGCATGAACTGCCTGACAGGCAAGCACGACGAGGCGTACAAGTGGCTGGAGAAAGCGATCGACGCGGGCTATCGCGACGCCGACGGGTTGATCGAGGATTCGGATTTTCGCACGATTCGAGGTGAAGACCGCTTTCGCGATCTCGTGCGGCGCATTCGAGCCGCAACTCCGGAGGCGAAGCAAGGCAGCGGCGTCGCGGATGCGCGCAAGAAGGACCCGCCCGCGCCGGTGAAGAAGGCCAGCGACCGTCAGCCCGAGGAAGAAGACGAGGGCGACAAGCCCAAGAAGGACGCGAAACCCAAGAAGGTTGTCAAGAAACTGTCGCCGCAGGAGGCGAGTGAGAAGATCAACGAACTGACGCAGGAGTTGATCGAGGTCTCCAGCGAGGGAGAAAAGGAAAAAGCGCTGAAGCTGGCGACCGAGGCGTACGAGATCGCCAAGGCGTCGGAAGTGGGGGGGTTGATTTCTCTCACGTCGTACAACATGGCGTGCATGCATTCATTGAAGAAAAACACGGACGAGGCGTTCAAGTACCTGGAGGAGGCCATTGGCGCCGGTGGATTCGGGCGCGACATGAAGGAGCAGATGGAGGGCGACAGCGATCTGGATCACATCCGCAAGGACGCGCGCTACAAGAAACTGCTGGAGAAGGCCAAGAACGCGCAGCCACCTGCGGCGGCGCGCGGCGGTCGGCGCGGCGCAGCCGATAAGAAGGTCGGCTTCCGCTACGAAGTGACGACGCCCAAGGGATTGAACAAGAGCAAGGCGGCGCCGCTGGTCGTGGCACTGCACGGGTTCGGCAGTTCAGCAGCGGAGGAGAAGGACACATGGCGCGAAGCGGCGGCGAGCGCCGGCGCGATCCTGCTGACGCCGCAGGGGACGAACCAGCGCGGCTCGTCGTACAACTGGGGCGACAACCTCGACGAGATCGAGGAGAACATCATGTCGGCGATCGACGACGTGATGGACAAGCAGAAAATCGACAAGAAGAAGATTGTCATCGTTGGGTTCTCGCAGGGGGGCTGGGCTGCTTATTCGTTGGCCCTTCGCAACCCCGACACGTTCTGCGGCGTCATTCCGGTTTGCGGATTGTGCAAGGAGTCCGAGTCGGCCTTTGATGACGACGCCGTGAAGAACCTTCGCGTGTGCATTCTGTACGGCTCCGACGACGAGGACGAGATCCTCGATTCCAACAAGAAGGCAGCCGAGAAGTTCAAGCAGAGCGGGGCGAAAGTCTCGATCAAGGCCTACGACGGCGGCCATGCGTATCCCTCCGACACCGACGAGGCCTTGGCTGACGCGCTGAAGTTTGTTTTGAACAACTGA
- a CDS encoding adenylate kinase, translating into MAKAGSTLFGKPRHEGVRVVVTGQVGVDKKQFLEEVVRIAAERGHDIKLLNVGDMMYAEAPDVVRGRILDLPRTRLNSLRRAAFKDILATAEKSPNVIINTHATFRWKHGLFEAFDFDQMTALDADLYITLVDNVDAIHERLLRDHDLTHTLKDIMVWREEEILATEILSHAIGGHGRYYVLARGQEGATAKSLVRLMFEKDRKRIYPSFPMSHVMDMPDVLAEIDGFRDALAEHFICFDPGDLDEKRLLFEAAEATKRGEQTFKLAVNRRDLVFNVTDVTSVARDIDGQIYARDFKLIDQSDMIVSYIPELKGGIPGLSSGVERELQHAFEGTKEVFVIWRPKKEPSPFVTETATKVFTSVEELFQYFQSRGYIGDYQLNLLRTGAPKERGRFG; encoded by the coding sequence ATGGCAAAGGCAGGTTCGACGTTGTTCGGCAAACCGCGTCACGAGGGCGTGCGCGTCGTCGTGACCGGGCAGGTCGGCGTGGACAAGAAGCAATTCCTCGAAGAGGTCGTGCGCATCGCCGCGGAGCGCGGGCACGATATCAAGCTGCTCAACGTCGGCGACATGATGTATGCCGAGGCGCCCGACGTGGTGCGCGGCCGCATCCTCGATTTGCCCCGGACGCGACTGAACAGCCTTCGCCGGGCGGCGTTCAAGGACATCCTCGCGACGGCCGAGAAGTCGCCGAATGTCATCATCAACACCCACGCGACATTTCGCTGGAAGCATGGCCTGTTCGAGGCGTTTGATTTCGACCAGATGACGGCGCTGGACGCCGATCTGTACATCACGCTGGTGGACAACGTTGACGCGATTCACGAGCGGCTGCTGCGCGATCACGATCTGACGCACACGCTCAAAGACATCATGGTCTGGCGCGAGGAGGAGATTCTCGCGACGGAAATTCTCTCGCACGCCATCGGCGGCCACGGGCGCTACTACGTCCTCGCTCGCGGACAGGAAGGCGCGACGGCCAAATCGCTCGTGCGGCTCATGTTCGAGAAGGACCGCAAGCGCATCTATCCCAGCTTCCCCATGTCGCACGTGATGGACATGCCCGATGTACTGGCGGAGATCGACGGCTTCCGCGACGCGCTGGCGGAGCACTTCATCTGCTTCGATCCGGGCGACCTGGACGAAAAGCGCCTGCTCTTTGAGGCGGCCGAGGCGACCAAACGCGGCGAACAGACGTTCAAACTGGCGGTCAATCGCCGCGACCTGGTCTTCAACGTGACCGATGTCACCAGCGTGGCCCGCGACATCGACGGGCAGATTTACGCGCGCGACTTCAAGCTGATCGATCAGTCCGACATGATCGTGAGCTACATCCCCGAGCTGAAGGGCGGCATCCCCGGCCTGTCCAGCGGCGTCGAGCGCGAGTTGCAGCATGCGTTCGAGGGCACGAAGGAAGTCTTCGTCATCTGGCGGCCGAAGAAAGAGCCGTCGCCCTTTGTGACCGAGACGGCCACGAAAGTCTTCACGTCGGTCGAGGAACTGTTCCAGTATTTCCAGTCGCGCGGCTACATCGGCGATTATCAACTCAACCTGCTTCGCACCGGCGCGCCGAAGGAACGCGGCCGGTTCGGGTGA
- the pcrA_3 gene encoding ATP-dependent DNA helicase PcrA: protein MDTDALFDDLTEPQRQAVAHTDGPLLVLAGAGSGKTRVITRRAAYIAATVASPDQILAITFTNKAAGEMRDRIANLGALGDGPYARMWVCTFHSLCARLLRLYADAAGVSRSFTILDDGDRAKLVREAIEASELRVENWTPSSVEHAISDAKNNLLTPQAYADQSMDFHGRTVARIYENYQALLARNQAVDFDDLLMLTARLLTEQDDVRATLSDRFRYLLIDEYQDTNHAQYVIASRLAAARRNICATGDPDQSIYAWRGANIQNILDFEEEYPDATVIRLEQNFRSTAAILAAASAVIACNQRRKDKALWTEQESGPAVRVWRCEDERAEAQRIAEDIAWHLREGRTGGDVAVFYRVNAMSRAIEDALRTAGIPYQIARGVEFYNRKEIRDVLAYLRAIVNPADQPALFRAMSNPSRGIGAATQAKIRALADQHGITVSDALEQLAAGGGALGKKLKAFASLMRHLRAMPSQPVRPIVEAVLSEAGFDPSAGGGQRSLGGDTSGWLESDAVENVRELVTAARQFDQDNPEGTLTDWLQQISLVSDTDALDEQGGAVTLMTLHTAKGLEFPLVYIAGLEENLLPHRRALREGEDDIEEERRLFFVGMTRAMDSLTITHAKYRMTRGITERSAASRFLSELPEGGVEQESFEIERDRARGHLGEFNEGDEAFDASGYHPGQRVRHDEYGEGTVLNVETRGRAPYVRIHFDCGERSFALEHVSLYIMDGEC from the coding sequence ATGGACACCGACGCATTGTTTGATGATCTGACCGAGCCGCAGCGACAGGCCGTCGCGCACACCGACGGGCCGTTGCTCGTGCTGGCGGGGGCCGGGTCGGGCAAGACGCGCGTGATCACGCGGCGTGCGGCGTACATCGCGGCGACGGTCGCCTCGCCGGATCAGATTCTCGCGATCACGTTCACGAACAAGGCCGCGGGCGAGATGCGCGATCGCATCGCAAACCTGGGCGCGCTGGGCGACGGGCCTTACGCGCGGATGTGGGTCTGCACGTTTCACAGCCTCTGCGCACGGCTGCTGCGGCTGTACGCCGATGCGGCGGGGGTGTCGCGTTCGTTCACGATTCTGGATGACGGCGACCGGGCGAAACTTGTTCGAGAGGCCATCGAGGCGAGCGAGTTGCGCGTGGAGAACTGGACGCCGTCGTCCGTCGAGCACGCGATCAGCGACGCGAAGAACAATCTTCTGACGCCGCAGGCCTATGCCGACCAATCGATGGATTTTCACGGTCGGACGGTGGCGCGCATCTATGAGAACTACCAGGCGCTGCTGGCCCGCAATCAGGCGGTGGACTTCGATGATCTGCTGATGCTCACGGCGCGCTTGCTTACCGAACAGGACGATGTTCGCGCGACCCTGTCGGATCGTTTTCGTTATTTGCTGATCGACGAGTATCAGGACACGAACCACGCGCAATACGTCATCGCCAGTCGCCTCGCCGCAGCCCGGCGGAACATCTGCGCCACGGGCGACCCCGACCAGTCGATCTATGCGTGGCGCGGCGCGAACATCCAGAATATTCTCGATTTCGAGGAGGAATATCCCGACGCGACGGTGATTCGGCTGGAGCAGAACTTTCGGTCGACCGCGGCGATTCTCGCGGCGGCGTCGGCCGTCATCGCCTGCAACCAGCGGCGCAAGGACAAAGCGCTCTGGACCGAGCAGGAGAGCGGCCCGGCCGTGCGCGTTTGGCGCTGCGAGGACGAGCGAGCGGAGGCGCAGCGCATCGCAGAAGACATCGCCTGGCACCTGCGCGAGGGTCGGACCGGCGGCGATGTCGCCGTGTTCTACCGCGTCAACGCGATGAGCCGCGCGATTGAGGATGCATTGCGCACGGCGGGTATTCCGTATCAGATCGCGCGCGGCGTGGAGTTCTACAATCGCAAGGAGATTCGGGATGTGCTGGCGTATCTGCGCGCGATCGTGAACCCGGCCGATCAGCCGGCGTTGTTTCGCGCGATGAGTAACCCTTCGCGCGGGATCGGCGCGGCCACGCAGGCCAAGATTCGCGCGCTGGCCGACCAGCATGGAATCACCGTAAGTGACGCGCTGGAGCAGCTCGCGGCCGGAGGCGGTGCGTTGGGGAAGAAGCTGAAAGCTTTTGCGAGCTTGATGCGACACTTGCGTGCGATGCCGTCGCAGCCCGTTCGACCGATCGTGGAAGCTGTGTTGAGCGAGGCGGGATTTGATCCGTCGGCTGGCGGCGGGCAGCGGTCGCTGGGAGGTGACACGTCGGGGTGGCTGGAGAGCGACGCGGTGGAGAACGTGCGCGAGTTGGTGACAGCCGCGCGGCAGTTTGATCAGGACAACCCCGAGGGCACGCTGACCGACTGGCTGCAACAGATCAGCCTCGTGTCGGATACGGACGCGCTGGACGAGCAGGGCGGCGCGGTGACGCTGATGACGCTGCACACGGCGAAGGGGCTGGAATTTCCGCTGGTGTACATCGCCGGACTGGAGGAGAACCTGCTGCCGCATCGCCGGGCACTGCGCGAGGGCGAGGACGACATCGAGGAGGAGCGGCGACTGTTCTTCGTGGGCATGACGAGGGCGATGGACTCCCTGACGATCACGCACGCGAAGTATCGCATGACCCGCGGCATCACGGAGCGCTCGGCGGCGTCGCGGTTCTTGAGTGAGTTGCCGGAGGGCGGCGTGGAACAGGAGTCGTTCGAGATCGAGCGCGATCGGGCGCGCGGCCATCTCGGTGAGTTCAACGAGGGCGACGAAGCGTTTGACGCGTCGGGCTATCATCCGGGTCAGCGCGTTCGGCACGACGAGTACGGCGAGGGGACGGTGCTGAACGTGGAGACGCGCGGGCGAGCGCCGTACGTGCGCATTCATTTCGACTGCGGCGAGCGCAGCTTCGCGCTGGAGCATGTATCGTTATACATCATGGATGGGGAGTGTTAG
- the yqgF gene encoding Putative Holliday junction resolvase: MASVGSTARATIDHKLGGEIVQQSKRQQVEAPISRSNEGERSRRIGIRRRVIARIPDRLPIPAQSVTISRMQRILGIDYGTARIGIAAADLETKVAVPLTALAGRNDVTRDARAVADAGAEQGAAAFVVGLPLNMDDTDSQQTALTRRFAGELARLSTKPVYFQDERLSSMAAADALHDVHGGRRSGQRRAKQSGRLDAVAAQRILQAYLDSPESVLPGR; this comes from the coding sequence ATGGCATCGGTGGGGAGTACGGCACGCGCTACGATTGACCACAAACTCGGCGGGGAAATCGTTCAGCAATCGAAGCGTCAACAAGTCGAAGCGCCAATAAGTCGGAGCAATGAAGGCGAGCGAAGCCGACGGATTGGAATCCGTCGGCGTGTGATCGCACGGATTCCTGATCGCCTCCCAATCCCGGCGCAGAGCGTTACAATATCGCGCATGCAGCGCATCCTCGGAATCGACTACGGCACCGCGCGAATCGGCATCGCAGCCGCCGATCTCGAAACAAAGGTGGCCGTGCCGCTGACGGCGCTCGCCGGCCGCAACGACGTGACGCGGGATGCCCGAGCCGTCGCGGACGCCGGCGCGGAGCAGGGGGCGGCGGCGTTTGTCGTCGGCCTGCCGTTGAACATGGACGACACCGATTCGCAGCAGACGGCGCTGACCCGCCGGTTCGCCGGCGAGTTGGCGCGGCTATCTACGAAACCAGTCTATTTTCAGGACGAACGTCTCTCGTCCATGGCCGCGGCCGATGCCCTGCACGATGTTCACGGCGGCCGGCGAAGCGGTCAGCGCCGCGCGAAGCAGAGCGGCCGGCTCGACGCCGTCGCGGCGCAGCGCATCCTGCAGGCCTACCTGGACAGCCCTGAATCCGTGTTGCCGGGCCGATAA
- the manC gene encoding Mannose-1-phosphate guanylyltransferase has translation MNHVAVILAGGSGRRLWPLSRADRPKQLLRIVEGQSLLRHAYDRLRLRLAPSNIFVVALERHLDAIAAQLEGIPRENLIGEPVGRDTANAIALAAAILNERRPGCTMGVFTADHIIRPIQTFSEIVARGYETAEAHADALVTFGIRPTEPSTQMGYIERGEPISPGVFSVKSFREKPDAATAKQYVAGGVHDWNSGMFVWRLPTIVAALQRHLPQAWETLVRVAPQWGSSTGTRAAAAVYPTLTKTSIDYAVMEKAAKVLVVEMPLEWHDLGHWTSLPIVVGGDGAGNTVSASRVAALAAKGNIVVSEEDHLIAAIGVSDLVIVHSADATLICHKSQLDRLKELLDGIGGEYGTRYD, from the coding sequence ATGAACCACGTCGCCGTTATTCTCGCCGGCGGCTCGGGACGTCGCTTGTGGCCGTTGAGCCGGGCGGATCGCCCCAAGCAATTGCTACGCATCGTTGAGGGGCAGAGCCTGCTCCGCCATGCTTACGACCGCTTGCGCCTGCGGCTCGCACCTTCGAACATCTTTGTCGTCGCGCTGGAGCGGCACCTCGACGCGATCGCCGCGCAACTCGAGGGCATCCCGCGCGAGAATCTCATCGGGGAACCGGTCGGCCGCGACACGGCCAACGCGATTGCCCTGGCGGCGGCGATTCTGAACGAGCGCCGGCCCGGCTGCACGATGGGCGTCTTCACGGCCGATCACATCATTCGACCGATCCAGACGTTCAGCGAAATCGTTGCGAGGGGTTACGAGACGGCCGAAGCCCACGCTGACGCCCTCGTCACGTTCGGCATTCGCCCGACCGAGCCGAGCACGCAGATGGGTTACATCGAGCGCGGCGAGCCGATCTCGCCCGGCGTGTTCTCGGTCAAATCGTTTCGCGAGAAGCCCGACGCCGCGACGGCGAAGCAATATGTCGCGGGCGGCGTGCATGATTGGAACAGCGGAATGTTCGTGTGGCGACTGCCGACGATCGTGGCGGCGCTGCAGCGTCACCTGCCGCAGGCGTGGGAGACGCTGGTGCGGGTGGCGCCGCAGTGGGGCAGCTCAACGGGCACGCGCGCCGCGGCGGCGGTGTACCCGACACTGACAAAAACAAGCATTGACTACGCCGTGATGGAGAAGGCGGCGAAGGTGCTTGTGGTCGAGATGCCGCTGGAATGGCACGATCTGGGTCATTGGACGAGCCTGCCGATCGTAGTCGGCGGCGACGGCGCGGGGAACACAGTGTCGGCATCGCGGGTGGCGGCCCTGGCGGCGAAGGGCAACATCGTCGTTAGCGAAGAGGATCATCTGATCGCGGCGATCGGCGTCAGCGATCTGGTGATCGTTCACAGCGCCGATGCGACGCTTATCTGTCACAAGAGCCAGCTTGATCGACTCAAGGAACTCCTCGATGGCATCGGTGGGGAGTACGGCACGCGCTACGATTGA
- a CDS encoding translation initiation factor Sui1 translates to MLPKDQPVRVSRKRISGGRFVTTITGLVLGDENKAAMLKRFKASLGTGGTIQDACIELQGDHRDKLVDLLRQEGYRAKPSGG, encoded by the coding sequence GTGCTGCCCAAGGACCAGCCGGTACGCGTTTCGCGAAAGCGAATCAGCGGCGGGCGATTCGTGACGACGATCACCGGGCTTGTCCTTGGCGACGAGAACAAGGCGGCGATGCTGAAGCGGTTCAAGGCCTCGCTCGGCACCGGCGGCACAATTCAGGATGCTTGCATCGAACTTCAGGGTGACCACCGCGACAAGCTTGTCGATCTCCTCCGACAAGAAGGCTACCGAGCCAAGCCATCCGGCGGATAG